In Leishmania panamensis strain MHOM/PA/94/PSC-1 chromosome 13 sequence, the genomic stretch ACGGATCAGAAGTCCGCCATGGACAACGCGGTGCGTGTAATTCAGGCTATGGTAGACGTGGCCGCCAACAACGGCCACCTgtacgctgcgctgcgttgcATGGCGCTCATGCAGTGCATGGTGCAGGCCCGCTGGTGGGATGATAACTCTCTGCTGCAGATCCCGAACGTGGACAAGGCGATGCTGCCGGTGATCGAAAAGGAGTGCGATGGAgtgcgcggcgcggcggagctggcgaATCGCCCGTTAGCGGTGCTACATAGTTTTCAGAAGGTGCTCGAGATGCCCATCTTCGGGCTGCGGGAGCGGGACGTGAACGAGTcgatggaggcggtgcgcggGCTGCCGCTCATCCAGGTTGACCTCACCattcagcaacagcagcctaCTGCAGCGGAGGAGACGGGTGCGaacgacgaggaggctgTCCTGACGTACGAACTGACGGTGCATTTGCAACGGCTTTCTTTTGGACAAAAGAGCGTCATCGCGCCGCACTTTTCGAAGGCGAAAGATGAGCAGTACTGGGTAGTGGTCGGCCACGAACCAACGGGCGAGCTTGTTGCCTTGAAGCGTGTGAATCGActgcggcagagcagcacgacgacgctgcagaTCGAATGGGACGAGGACTGGGTACAGTACAACCCCGACGGCACCGTGGAGCTGAACATGTATCTCGTGTGTGACTCGTACATCGGCATGGATCAGCAGTACAGCTTCATCCTTCCTCGTTCAAactgagctgctgctcaggTGGCGCAGAAGGGGAGTTGCTAGGAGCACTCTCGAGTGCGTCGTGATTGACAAGATTGCGCTGCACGAGCATcaacgcacatgcgcacgcacgaaTTGGCATGCGCATTTGTAGAAAACGTGGTGAGCAGCTATGCcagcggtgtgtgcgctcgCTGCTGATTTTGGCACTTGAAAGCACAGCGTGCGGGATGACTGTAGCTAACATCCAAGTCACAAACAGAGAACACTGAGATCACAGTGCGGAGagttgcccctcccctcccgcccagcatctttgcttctcttttggGGCAGACCTCGTCGGCGAACCTGTCACTACCACAACACcccagcacacgcacacagagaaatgcgcacgcgcagacTTCTGCGCATGGCCACACAGCATCCCATGATGCGACTCGACTCTTCTACCCGCATGGATAGTGTTCTACTCCTCTCGCTCTATTCCCTATcgttcctctttttcttttactCTCTGTTCTTTTATGTGTTGTCTGCTCCCCTCACCCTAATTACTTGCGCAACTGACGCGCCGTAATCCACCCAACAACAGCCAAACACGAAATTGCGGGAAGAAGGGCTGACCAAAGGCACAATCGTGCCAGAGAACGAGCAAAACATAGTCAGCACACACCTCCTTGGATAAGAATCAAGAGAGCGTCATGCAATTTCGTGGCGTGGCTGTGTCACGGGCTACGCGTCGTCCGTGTCCACCCGTCCTCATCACGGGTCGATGCTTCCTCTTGAAGCCCTGTAGGCACGCGCCTCTTGAGACGTCGAGTCAGCAATACTCGTCCCTGCTGCACGACATGGAGTGTGTAGAGCTGACGCCGTCGGAGTCGCATACGGGAAACCAGCGCGGTACCGTTCCTGCAAATCTTGCTGGTAACAGCTACTACGCGCGGCGGTACAGCGCCCAGGGTGACGCCCGTCGCGGCACCCTGGGCACATCAGAGTCCCGTGTGCAGTTCTGCAGCGGGGATGTGGTGCTTCGCATGTCTCTCTGCGCTGTGCCCCGAGCGCTGGCCCACAGGCGTATCGTGGATGTCACAGGTATGCAGACAAGTTTCCACAATGTCTCTGAGCGACACAGCCGCGCCCTCGCCACGGTTGAAGAGGCAATGCAAACAATGCACCTGCACGATGGGCATGAGGTGCCTGCTCTGCAACGTGGCGATGTGAACCTTATACGGTTACAGGCGAGGTGTGTGTACATCTCCCCTCCGCCATCACACTCTTCTGCGGCAGGCGAAGCTGCTATAGTGAGCCTGAGGCACCTGTCTTCCGTACTTCGGCCGCTGAGCAACCCAGACGTGCTTCTGGCGCAGATGCGGCGGCTGTCTTTTCGGTCTgagatggaggcggtgcaggcggcgcaggtcgCAGCGTCATTTGTCGCGGGGCtgagaggcggcggccctGTACCGGGAGAGCATGGGGCTTCTCTTGACGTCTTCTgctccgcagcggtgctgagACCGGTGGTGCGCGACGGCCACGTAGTTTCCATGACGCTGTGCCCTCCTTGCGACGCCAGGCGAGGAGTTAGGAGACGTTGAACGGAGGTGACACAGTGGATTGTAATGGCCTCCAAGGTGATGTTCTCAGGAGCTGCCTGAGGAGCCTCCACTTCTTCGATGCAacgcttctcttcctcagtGTTTGTGCGCGAGTGCATGAGTGATGTTAGGAGCGTTGCGCTCCTCTCTGCTGATAGTCATTCACGAAGGACACCGTTCTATTAGGCGTGTAGCTCTGCTGCATTGGCCCATCGCGGTGCCATGGAGGTGTTGTCACACCAAAGGCAGGGGGATAGAGATGGCGCTCTTTCGgcaatgtgtgtgtgtgtgtgtgtgtgtgtgctgtgctgtcgTATGCACAGGGGCATGCACCCTACCCGCCTTCCccatttctttctctctgcggGTGCCTGTCTTTTGCATTGCTTTCCGAGATCCTTTTTCCCatgttctctcctcctgcccaACCACTAGACTCCGCTGCTCCCCCCTGCATggctctctccctgtgcgtgTATTGATGCATCCCCGTGTCTTGGTTGCCCACTGTCATCCACCACACCTacacctcttccctccctcccgtgCTCTTTATCTCTGCACGTCACCACGAAAAAGACTCCTGACCGCCTCGTTTCGCGTACacccgacacacacacacgcacgagcgGCCAGatagagagaaaaagcaCCCGAGCAACTTTCATTTCAACTTGACGAAGTTGTCGGCGACACTTTCCACGTGCACtttcgcctcctcttcccaatccttcttctccctgtcTTTGACATCGTGTCGTCACCGTGTggcagcagacgcagcagctgtgtggGTGCTGGTGTCGTTCTATGCACACTTTGCATTGGCAAGGCGCCTTCATCTATCGTTCTTATCTCagtcgacacacacacacacacacacacacatacacgcaaaaggggggggggaacggtAAGCGCGTGACTAGTGCGTTTGCTGCTGTGAGtccaccgccccctccacgtcccactcctccctcgagcagctgctgttgtaTCTCATTTGCTCATCTGcttgcccccctttttttcacATGGGTACTGCAACTCTGCCgcctgtttttctctccctttctttcctatTCTCTTCTGCGTTGCTTCCTTCATTTCCCTCAGTTAACACTTGCAAACAGGACGACGAAAAATGCCGAGTGGCCCCAAGAGTAACAAGTACACCAACCGCCACAGGGAAgaggcgcggctgcgcgatGAGGAGCGGCGCATTGACTCCTGCGCGGCCCGCGAGGCAGCCAAGGAGAACGCGCAGTGGGCCGAGACGGACCCAAAAGTGCTGAAGaagatggagaagcagcgggaGATGGAGCAGAAACAGGCGGAGAAGGCCAGCCGTGTCgccgagaagagagagcagctggaggaagaggagcgagagatgAGTGCGAAGGTGCCCAAGAAGGTGGCCCAGCGCCAAATCCAGAAAGACTTGGCGAAGATGTTGGCTGACTACGATAAGGAGCGCAACGCGGTTAAGGCTGGCCAGCACGGCGCAGTGGTCGAACAGGTGAAGACGGAGGAAGTGGCGCTACCTTCCGGCAACGTAAACCGCAAACAGGGCGTGGCTGCGCACCCGGCAGCAGAGTCGGAGAGCAACACCGTCAAGGCCTCTGGCTCCGTGACTGATGTGCTGGCGGCCTTGGAGAAgagcggcaacgccgctggTGTTGCCGAAATCCCCGACAGCCGCCATATCGGCAAACGTGCCAAGGTGCTTTACAAAGCTTTCTACGCAGAACACCTCTcgcaggtgaaggaggagaggccagGCCTGCGTCGCACCCAATACAACGACATTATTTGGGAGATGTGGCAAAAGAGCCCCACCAACCCGTTTGTGATGCGCAACGAGAAGATCGCTCATGAGCGACTAGAGGCTGAGCGGCGGTGGATGGAGGCCGACTCGAAtggcgaggacgaggaggaaggcgaggtTGAGGGTGGCGACAGGTGTGCAGCCAAGTAGGTCCCAAGGTCAACAGCGTGCATGGAtcagagagggcgagggcaCGGACGGTACTAGGGAGGATGTACTGGCCCAGAGACGGCGACCAATCGAACAACACAACGCGCACGCCTATCCGCAAGCAGCTCAACCTTTCCGTTTGTGGCGCCTTCtcatcccccctttccctctccttgtgtTCGTTTTTTCGGCTTTTTCCTTTGATAGTGATCGCATCACCTTATTGCACTGGCCGCGCCTTCCGCGTGAGGACTGACCTCGGGCTGCGAGTCCCAcggcacccccccccccacacacacaccaaacCGTCCACTTCGGACTTGCATAACGCAGAAGATGCAAGAACAAAAGAAAGCTCACatcgagggaggaggaggcttcAACATGTACACCATACCACACCACGTGGCATCTGCTACGGGTATCACGACCTCTCTGCAAATCTGCTGCGGTAAGCCGGTACGATGGGTGAGGTGGGTGGTGGGCGCCAAGTGAgcttccccttctcgctcctctcttcctccttgtactctccctctctcactgctACTTTGGCGTTGCGCGTGTGTCCCCGCATAATCTCTTTATCTTACCAGAATCGACGCTGATGAGTTCCTTTGCTTGTTTCCTCTTCAGTCCTTTATCCTGCACAACAAACGCCACCGCTTCGTCCTTCAAGCAGGACCCTGGGCGCCGCACCCTTTGGATCGAGGCGTGCGCTCCAACCCAGATCCGTGTAGCGACGaacgcgcagcacgcacccGAAGAAGGACGAGAAGGACTCGGAAGGGGCACCGCCCGATTTGGCTGCAGGAGGGTTCGTCCTGGATGATCCCGATTGAGCAGCAGTGTCCCAGGGGTGGAGGAACTGTGGGTTGTATGCGACTGTTTGCCGACCAACTCGTGGTGGAGTTACACATTAGAAGCCGAATCCTTCAACTGCATCTCCgtcgccccccttcccaccacctcctctctccctcctgctTAGACAGCGCGGCGAGTCAATGTTgattctcctcctcctttgggTGCACCTTCTCTCGTCTCTGCCAGGGGTCCCTTTTTATGCCTTCCCCTACTGCACCGAGTGCAACGTCAGTCAGAGCACACCCATGCCCACACACAGTAGCAGACTTCGACAGCCCTTTGCCCTTCCAGAGAAGCGCCTCCACACCATCATAGGCGTGCGCTTTCTCTAAACGCGCAcaggaaaacagaaaaacgAAGCTGGACTCACAAAGtatctacacacacacatacatcaATTAAGGCGAGCCGGCgaccttctccccttctcttttcccacGCCTTCTCCTGTGTGGACTTCAGAGAGCAGCCGAGCCTCTCGGATGTTGGTTGAAACTCgagaacaaaacaaaacaaaaaatgtCATTTCCAGCAGTGTGTACCCATACgcatatacatacatatatgGATGCGCTTACAGGTGTCATTattgcccccccctctctcttcgctttgGAAATGAAGGGGATATGCAGTCGTGATGGCTGACCTTCCTCGACGAACGGCAGCCTTGGCCGTGGCGTCGCTGGCCTGCTtgcgttttctcttctgcagcGTTGCATTAGGCTCGCGACATTTATCGCTCGTGCGCCTAATGCAACGCGtgagggggcggggtgggggcgtctctctctcttttctttcctctgcaTGGTTGCTTCCATACAGACCCTTTGCCGGTAATGCAGGTGTTTTCCTGACCCTgagtcggggggggggggattgCTTCCCTCCTAAGGCCGAACCGGGGCGAAACCGGATAGGCTGTGAAGGGGCTGGGCGCTACATCTCATCCATGTCGCAGGTTGCCATGTGGATACTAAGCAGGCAGATATCCTGTGCTGAGCATTGTTTCTTATTCACGGGCCGAATGAAAGTGTTGTGTGCATCATTTGCTCGCACTTTCGCCCGCGCCGATTCCTGTTTCTTCGAGAGGTGACGGAGGACTTGCTCAGCTTTGTGTCTGAGCACACCAGTGCATAAAGCGCTTGCGACACGTGTAGAAGGTCAGTATCAGCTTTAATGCTTCACTCTCCTTAAACACCTCTTCTCGAACGCTTGTGGCACCTGAGTCCTTGTGGCTCGTGATGTAGGTAAAGAAGCTGCGTATTTCCTATCCACACATTGGAGATGCTGGTCACGTATCCTCATATATACCCATACATCACCTCCATAGAAGCACCGACGTACATTCCTTCATATTCTCGATCCACGACCACCGTCATACACCTTGACTGGCTATAGAAGTCGTCACAGGCAGTTTGGCCTCTTGAtcactctcccttctctctgccttggCCCTGTGCTAGGCTACACCGACAACCACCCAGAAAGCTGCTCGACCACACCTCTCCGCTACCAGCAAGAGATAGGGGCTCCTGGATGCCACCGCTCTTGTCGCCATGAACTTTGAGGATCCGTCTGCAAATAACCTTAGGCGGTTTCAAAGCACTGTGGTCGGGCTAGGGCGGCCGTCCCCGTCCTCCCCGTCATCG encodes the following:
- a CDS encoding hypothetical protein (TriTrypDB/GeneDB-style sysID: LpmP.13.0400), with translation MQFRGVAVSRATRRPCPPVLITGRCFLLKPCRHAPLETSSQQYSSLLHDMECVELTPSESHTGNQRGTVPANLAGNSYYARRYSAQGDARRGTLGTSESRVQFCSGDVVLRMSLCAVPRALAHRRIVDVTGMQTSFHNVSERHSRALATVEEAMQTMHLHDGHEVPALQRGDVNLIRLQARCVYISPPPSHSSAAGEAAIVSLRHLSSVLRPLSNPDVLLAQMRRLSFRSEMEAVQAAQVAASFVAGLRGGGPVPGEHGASLDVFCSAAVLRPVVRDGHVVSMTLCPPCDARRGVRRR
- a CDS encoding hypothetical protein (TriTrypDB/GeneDB-style sysID: LpmP.13.0410): MPSGPKSNKYTNRHREEARLRDEERRIDSCAAREAAKENAQWAETDPKVLKKMEKQREMEQKQAEKASRVAEKREQLEEEEREMSAKVPKKVAQRQIQKDLAKMLADYDKERNAVKAGQHGAVVEQVKTEEVALPSGNVNRKQGVAAHPAAESESNTVKASGSVTDVLAALEKSGNAAGVAEIPDSRHIGKRAKVLYKAFYAEHLSQVKEERPGLRRTQYNDIIWEMWQKSPTNPFVMRNEKIAHERLEAERRWMEADSNGEDEEEGEVEGGDRCAAK